One Clostridium estertheticum DNA segment encodes these proteins:
- a CDS encoding uroporphyrinogen decarboxylase family protein has protein sequence MNSKERVIRTIQFNNPDKIPVDLWVLPAAFLQYGDKLQRLIDEKDIDFARAIYNDPTYDERIYKIGTYKDVWGSVWKNAQNGIVGEVKEYPLSDYNNLKNYKSPIGLLKGGFEETDYFIKSHSDKFILGGWISIFERMQFLRGTENLYIDIAEESDELYLLRDIVVDYYREYLSQWLEHDVDAICFGDDWGSQRALLISPNSWRKIFRPVYKELFDIIKAKGKYIFFHSDGYIMELYQEFIDMGVDCINSQLWCMGVETVAEKFAGKICFWGEISRQETLPKGTPEEIIEKAKIMKECLYSNGGLIGESEIGKDVPFENIKTVLNCW, from the coding sequence ATGAACAGTAAAGAAAGAGTTATAAGGACAATTCAATTTAATAATCCTGATAAGATACCTGTAGATTTATGGGTTTTGCCAGCTGCATTTTTACAATATGGAGATAAGCTGCAAAGATTAATTGATGAAAAAGACATAGATTTTGCAAGAGCTATTTATAATGATCCAACTTACGATGAACGAATATATAAAATAGGCACATATAAAGATGTTTGGGGCTCAGTATGGAAAAATGCGCAAAATGGAATAGTAGGGGAAGTAAAAGAATATCCCTTATCAGATTACAACAACCTTAAAAATTATAAGTCTCCGATAGGACTCTTAAAAGGTGGCTTTGAAGAAACAGACTATTTTATTAAAAGCCACAGTGATAAATTTATTTTAGGTGGTTGGATAAGTATTTTTGAAAGAATGCAGTTTTTAAGAGGAACAGAAAATTTGTATATAGATATAGCTGAAGAAAGCGATGAATTATACCTTCTTCGAGATATTGTTGTAGATTACTATAGAGAGTATTTAAGTCAGTGGCTTGAACATGATGTGGATGCTATTTGCTTTGGCGATGACTGGGGTAGTCAGAGAGCATTATTAATATCTCCTAATTCGTGGAGAAAGATATTTAGACCTGTATATAAAGAATTATTTGATATAATTAAGGCAAAAGGTAAATATATTTTTTTCCACAGTGATGGTTATATTATGGAACTCTATCAGGAATTTATAGATATGGGTGTTGATTGCATAAATTCTCAGTTATGGTGCATGGGAGTTGAAACTGTTGCAGAAAAATTTGCGGGTAAGATTTGCTTTTGGGGAGAAATCAGCAGGCAAGAAACTCTCCCAAAAGGGACGCCAGAAGAAATAATAGAAAAAGCTAAAATAATGAAAGAATGTCTTTATTCAAATGGTGGTCTTATTGGGGAAAGCGAAATAGGTAAAGATGTGCCATTTGAAAATATAAAAACTGTACTTAACTGCTGGTAA
- a CDS encoding sugar ABC transporter ATP-binding protein yields MSILETRNITKNYPGTIALNNVSVSFESGKVHALIGKNGSGKSTLLKIFSGAIEATYGEVLIDGVSVKFKDPREAFSNGIATVYQELSLIPGLSVAENIFLGRLPMKGKFVDWTKTYSMADDLLNELNIKLSSKELISNLSVGQCQMIEIAKAMSFKPKVLQLDEPTSSLARHEVESLFNIIHDLKKKDVIIIYVSHRLHELWKIADTCTVIRDGNFVDTVQMSETSHKEIINMMFGDIEVHTRPKDLQVSNEIVLKVEKLSRKNKFEDISFELKKGEILGIAGMLGSGRTELLKSIFGADPFDSGAIYCNGKQVINPTPKKMKKAGLALTPEDRKREGLIQIHSIKDNLCVASLDLISKRNIIDKHIQNKFVNKQVDDLDIKVSSVDYIVSSLSGGNQQKVVVGNWLNTSPKVMLFDEPSRGIDVKAKQQVFEIIWEQSRKGISSIMVSSELEELLEVCHRIIIISDGRVKEEYKPEDLKIEDLYSLCMGGE; encoded by the coding sequence ATGAGCATATTAGAAACTCGAAATATTACTAAAAATTATCCAGGTACTATTGCTTTAAACAATGTATCTGTTTCATTTGAGAGTGGTAAAGTGCATGCGCTAATTGGGAAGAATGGATCAGGAAAATCAACATTATTAAAAATTTTTTCAGGGGCTATAGAGGCTACTTATGGAGAAGTGTTAATTGATGGAGTATCTGTTAAATTTAAGGATCCGAGAGAGGCATTTTCAAATGGTATAGCCACTGTTTATCAAGAACTAAGTCTTATACCAGGTTTATCTGTAGCTGAAAATATTTTTTTAGGTAGGTTGCCAATGAAAGGAAAATTTGTAGATTGGACAAAAACCTATTCTATGGCAGATGATCTTCTTAATGAACTAAATATTAAACTCTCTTCAAAGGAATTAATCTCCAATCTTAGTGTTGGACAGTGTCAAATGATTGAAATTGCTAAAGCTATGAGCTTTAAACCTAAAGTCTTGCAACTTGATGAACCAACATCCTCATTAGCAAGGCATGAAGTTGAATCCCTTTTTAATATAATACATGACCTAAAGAAAAAGGATGTTATTATTATTTATGTATCCCACCGTCTTCATGAACTTTGGAAAATAGCTGATACATGTACTGTGATACGTGATGGGAATTTTGTGGATACTGTTCAAATGAGTGAAACCAGTCATAAAGAAATAATAAACATGATGTTTGGTGACATAGAGGTTCATACAAGGCCAAAAGATTTACAGGTTTCCAATGAAATTGTACTTAAGGTAGAAAAACTTAGTAGAAAAAATAAATTTGAAGATATTTCTTTTGAACTAAAGAAAGGTGAAATACTTGGAATAGCAGGTATGCTTGGTTCCGGTCGAACTGAACTTTTAAAATCAATTTTTGGAGCGGATCCGTTTGATAGTGGGGCAATTTATTGTAATGGTAAACAAGTAATAAATCCTACACCAAAAAAAATGAAAAAGGCAGGTCTTGCATTAACTCCAGAGGACCGTAAAAGAGAAGGTCTTATTCAAATTCATAGTATAAAGGATAATTTATGCGTCGCAAGTCTTGATTTAATATCAAAACGGAATATTATAGATAAACATATACAAAATAAATTTGTAAATAAACAAGTTGACGATTTGGATATTAAAGTTTCGAGTGTTGACTATATAGTTTCGTCTCTTTCTGGTGGTAACCAACAAAAGGTTGTTGTTGGAAATTGGTTAAATACAAGTCCAAAGGTAATGTTATTTGATGAACCTTCTCGTGGCATAGATGTTAAAGCTAAACAACAAGTATTTGAAATAATATGGGAACAGTCGCGTAAAGGAATATCTAGTATTATGGTTTCATCAGAACTTGAGGAGTTATTAGAAGTCTGTCATAGAATAATAATTATTAGTGATGGACGAGTTAAAGAAGAATACAAACCTGAAGATCTAAAAATAGAAGATTTATATTCATTATGCATGGGGGGAGAATAA
- a CDS encoding ABC transporter permease, with protein MKLNRINIKKITNNYMLEIILLVIIIAMTFASSGFLTAGNLLNILRNMSLQGVIAFGMTMVIIAGEIDLSIGSTVALSGVIIGMTSGSLSKAGIMSMNQAVIVGILLAFISAGLIGLFNGWLLTKFKMPSFIITLAMMNVVYGLAAVLSKGFPITTLPNWYNVLGAGQVFGVIPIPAIILIIVFLIIFFIMNYTVFGRSVYAVGGNPESARLSGINVTKVKIIVMVVVQLCAALGGILVSSQVMSGSFSFGKGWEMTAISSVIIGGASLFGGTGKVWGTFIGLIFLGVIINAMTLMNINEYVQYIVRGLLILVAVLINTMQIPKKD; from the coding sequence TTGAAATTAAATAGGATTAATATAAAAAAGATTACAAATAATTATATGCTTGAGATTATACTATTAGTAATAATAATAGCAATGACATTTGCTTCATCAGGCTTTTTAACTGCAGGCAATTTATTAAACATATTAAGAAATATGTCATTACAAGGTGTAATAGCTTTTGGAATGACAATGGTTATCATTGCAGGAGAAATAGATCTATCAATTGGATCCACAGTTGCTCTAAGTGGAGTTATTATTGGAATGACTTCAGGATCATTAAGTAAAGCAGGAATAATGTCTATGAATCAAGCTGTAATAGTTGGTATTCTATTAGCCTTTATATCAGCTGGTTTAATTGGTTTATTTAATGGTTGGCTTCTCACCAAATTTAAAATGCCTTCATTTATTATTACGCTTGCAATGATGAATGTTGTGTATGGACTTGCCGCTGTGCTATCTAAAGGTTTTCCCATTACTACATTACCAAATTGGTATAATGTACTTGGTGCTGGTCAAGTATTTGGAGTAATTCCAATACCAGCTATAATACTTATTATTGTTTTTTTAATTATCTTTTTTATAATGAATTATACTGTATTTGGAAGGTCAGTGTACGCAGTTGGTGGCAACCCAGAATCAGCACGTCTTTCAGGTATTAATGTAACAAAAGTAAAAATTATTGTTATGGTAGTAGTACAGCTTTGTGCAGCATTAGGTGGTATATTAGTTTCTTCACAAGTTATGTCAGGCTCTTTTTCATTCGGTAAAGGATGGGAAATGACTGCTATATCTTCTGTTATAATTGGTGGTGCCAGTTTATTTGGTGGTACTGGTAAGGTTTGGGGTACATTCATAGGCTTAATATTCCTTGGTGTTATAATTAATGCCATGACACTTATGAATATAAATGAATATGTTCAATACATTGTTCGAGGACTTTTAATTCTTGTAGCTGTACTTATTAATACTATGCAAATTCCAAAGAAAGATTAA
- a CDS encoding uroporphyrinogen decarboxylase family protein: protein MNSKERVRKAIMHQQPDRVPTNFECVEFVMNKILKHNGFSDREQVYQKFDIDMRSIEATYIGPELKVVKGNGYEIKDNFLGFKTKSHWTGRDYNEVTCLYPFDTMETVEEINNFKWPSADWFDYESIKRQCEKHKNKAIIVGHEGPFQVATFLRSMENLFMDMILNPTFAHRIFDRLVEFELEYYERILIAGDGQIDILRPHDDYGTQISLLFGMDMWKDYFEENTKKLVKLAHKYGAFYQQHSCGAVRPVIPALIDCGVDILEPLQKVKGLEPEGLKKDFGDKIAFHGGIDTQTILPFGTPEEVAKETRYYIDTLNVNGGYILASNQWFEGDVPMENIEALYNSRF, encoded by the coding sequence TTGAATTCAAAAGAAAGAGTTAGAAAAGCAATTATGCATCAGCAACCAGATAGGGTACCTACAAATTTTGAGTGTGTAGAGTTCGTTATGAATAAGATACTTAAACATAATGGATTTAGCGATCGTGAACAGGTATACCAAAAATTTGATATCGATATGAGAAGTATTGAGGCAACTTATATTGGCCCTGAACTAAAGGTAGTTAAAGGAAATGGATATGAAATTAAGGATAATTTCTTGGGTTTTAAAACTAAGTCACATTGGACAGGTAGAGATTATAACGAAGTAACTTGCTTGTATCCTTTTGATACTATGGAAACTGTGGAAGAAATTAATAACTTTAAATGGCCATCAGCAGATTGGTTTGATTATGAAAGTATAAAACGTCAATGTGAGAAACATAAAAATAAAGCAATAATAGTTGGACATGAAGGACCTTTCCAAGTTGCTACTTTTTTAAGAAGTATGGAAAACCTATTCATGGATATGATTTTAAACCCAACGTTTGCACATAGAATTTTTGACCGGTTGGTTGAATTTGAATTAGAGTATTATGAAAGGATACTTATAGCAGGGGACGGGCAAATAGATATTTTGAGACCACATGATGATTATGGAACACAAATCAGCTTGTTATTTGGTATGGATATGTGGAAAGATTACTTTGAAGAAAATACTAAAAAACTTGTTAAGTTAGCACACAAATATGGTGCCTTTTATCAACAACATTCTTGTGGTGCAGTAAGACCTGTTATACCTGCATTAATTGATTGTGGAGTTGATATATTAGAACCTTTACAAAAGGTAAAAGGATTGGAACCTGAGGGTCTTAAGAAAGACTTCGGAGATAAAATAGCTTTCCATGGTGGAATAGATACTCAAACTATTTTGCCTTTTGGAACACCTGAAGAAGTTGCAAAGGAAACCAGATACTATATAGATACCCTTAATGTTAACGGAGGGTATATATTAGCAAGTAATCAGTGGTTTGAGGGAGACGTTCCAATGGAAAATATTGAGGCATTGTACAATTCAAGATTCTAG
- a CDS encoding B12-binding domain-containing protein, whose amino-acid sequence MMFKGAGIEVYDLGTDVTAEAFANKAEEVGAQIVCLSALLTTTMPAMKEIIDEFTKRGIREKYIFMIGGAPITTNYAKEIGADHYTADAATASEVAKSLLVS is encoded by the coding sequence ATGATGTTTAAGGGAGCAGGTATCGAGGTTTATGATTTAGGTACTGACGTTACGGCTGAAGCCTTTGCAAATAAAGCAGAGGAAGTAGGGGCACAAATAGTTTGTCTTTCAGCTCTTTTGACAACAACTATGCCTGCCATGAAAGAGATAATTGACGAGTTTACTAAACGTGGAATTAGAGAAAAATATATATTTATGATTGGTGGAGCACCAATTACCACTAATTATGCAAAAGAAATAGGGGCAGATCATTATACAGCAGATGCTGCAACTGCTTCGGAAGTAGCAAAATCATTATTGGTTAGCTAG
- a CDS encoding ASKHA domain-containing protein has protein sequence MRIRTEFDLNIEEDEIIRLFGYKDSEPGEEVLNSLREEIRNCKTYIKSQIWSEKINIKSIEKERVILDNSIVFEGEFIVNKLKGCSYIIVLVSTIGVEIDKVIQNAFDDEDYLKGMIVDNIGTTCVGYINKMFWNSLVDDLKGTNMGITQRLSPGDTAWPVNEQRKIFDCFKETKLNVELLESSLMIPFKSTSAIFGFGEGIGINKSEHICTECNMQSCSYRMDKNIEIRIKTDNNISVIKAFKGQNLLKALIENNIIVQNPCNGKGTCGKCKVLITHGTRQTSKAETAHLSIQEIEKGIHLACSYKIVNDIELTVMSKEENIYVLTAGQDFAVAIKPSFKKEFLKLKAPSINDQKDDLYRLKDELQLKKISISSKTICNLSDIIRRDDFKVTACIYENTVVTLESGDTSDILYGMAVDIGTTTIACYLVDMVSGRTVDIASQVNKQRTYGADVISRINFTIENSNGVQVLKSLIVNQINEMVESLCLNNNLAKEHIYNMTIAGNTVMIHMLLGISCINISMAPYISAFTENIDFNGEDIGINIGGIASILPGISSYVGSDITAGILASGMIESEKYTILLDLGTNGEIALGNNKGIVACSTAAGPAFEGANITYGIGGVKGAVSKIDFSKEKIYKTIGDELPIGICGSGVLDVVSELLKYRLIDETGRMADAEEITDTILRKRLVTIEGMKQFLIAENGKNNYPIYFTQKDVREVQLAKAAISAGIKILISEKGISYKEIEKIYIAGGFGNFMDINSTTNIGMLPKELEDKVYSIGNSAGSGARMYLLSQEQKEKALQIKKATIYIELSNRADFQEYFMDSIMF, from the coding sequence ATGAGGATTAGAACAGAATTTGATTTAAATATAGAAGAAGATGAAATAATAAGATTATTTGGCTATAAGGATTCGGAACCTGGGGAAGAAGTTTTAAATTCTTTAAGAGAAGAGATAAGAAATTGCAAAACCTATATTAAATCTCAAATATGGTCTGAAAAAATAAATATTAAGAGTATAGAAAAAGAAAGAGTTATATTAGATAATTCCATTGTTTTTGAAGGTGAATTTATTGTTAATAAACTAAAGGGTTGTAGTTATATAATAGTTTTAGTTTCTACTATTGGAGTGGAAATTGATAAGGTTATACAAAATGCCTTTGATGATGAGGATTATTTAAAAGGTATGATTGTGGACAATATTGGGACAACCTGTGTGGGGTATATAAATAAAATGTTTTGGAATAGTCTTGTGGATGATCTAAAAGGGACTAATATGGGGATTACCCAAAGGTTATCCCCAGGTGATACAGCTTGGCCTGTAAATGAGCAAAGGAAAATATTCGATTGCTTTAAGGAAACAAAGCTCAACGTAGAATTATTAGAATCTTCGTTGATGATTCCTTTTAAATCAACCTCAGCAATTTTTGGATTTGGTGAAGGAATTGGAATCAATAAATCAGAGCATATTTGCACCGAATGTAACATGCAAAGCTGTAGCTATAGGATGGATAAAAATATTGAAATAAGGATTAAAACTGATAATAACATTAGTGTCATAAAAGCTTTTAAAGGACAAAACTTACTCAAAGCTCTTATTGAAAATAATATTATTGTTCAAAATCCTTGCAATGGCAAAGGAACCTGTGGAAAATGTAAGGTTTTAATAACTCATGGAACTCGACAAACCAGTAAAGCTGAGACAGCTCATTTAAGCATTCAGGAGATAGAAAAAGGTATCCATTTGGCATGCTCATACAAAATAGTTAATGATATAGAGCTAACGGTTATGTCTAAGGAAGAAAATATCTATGTACTAACAGCGGGGCAAGATTTTGCTGTAGCGATTAAGCCTTCTTTTAAAAAAGAGTTTTTAAAATTAAAGGCCCCTAGCATCAATGATCAAAAAGATGATTTGTATAGACTAAAGGATGAGCTGCAATTAAAGAAAATAAGTATTAGTAGTAAAACAATATGCAATTTAAGTGACATTATTAGAAGGGATGATTTTAAAGTTACAGCTTGTATATATGAAAATACAGTAGTGACATTAGAAAGTGGAGATACTTCCGATATATTATATGGAATGGCAGTAGATATTGGGACCACAACAATAGCATGTTATTTAGTGGATATGGTAAGTGGACGAACTGTAGATATAGCCTCCCAGGTTAATAAACAAAGAACCTACGGAGCGGACGTAATTTCAAGAATTAATTTTACAATAGAGAATTCAAATGGTGTACAAGTTTTGAAAAGCTTAATAGTAAATCAAATAAATGAAATGGTAGAATCACTATGTTTAAATAATAATTTAGCAAAAGAACATATCTACAATATGACAATAGCCGGAAATACAGTGATGATTCATATGCTTTTAGGAATTTCTTGTATAAATATATCTATGGCACCATACATTTCCGCATTTACAGAGAATATAGATTTTAATGGTGAAGATATTGGAATTAATATAGGTGGTATAGCAAGTATTTTACCAGGTATTTCAAGTTATGTTGGAAGTGATATAACAGCAGGAATATTAGCCAGTGGAATGATAGAATCTGAAAAATACACCATTCTTTTGGATCTTGGTACGAATGGTGAGATAGCGCTTGGAAACAATAAAGGAATTGTTGCCTGTTCAACAGCTGCAGGCCCGGCCTTTGAAGGTGCCAATATTACATATGGTATAGGTGGAGTGAAGGGTGCTGTATCAAAAATTGATTTTTCAAAAGAGAAAATATACAAAACAATTGGAGATGAATTACCCATAGGGATATGTGGTTCTGGGGTACTTGATGTGGTCTCTGAATTGCTTAAATATAGACTTATTGATGAAACTGGTAGAATGGCTGATGCTGAAGAAATTACAGATACAATTTTAAGGAAAAGACTAGTTACCATTGAGGGAATGAAACAATTTCTTATTGCAGAGAATGGAAAGAATAATTATCCTATATATTTCACTCAAAAGGATGTTAGAGAGGTACAACTTGCAAAGGCAGCAATAAGTGCAGGTATAAAAATATTAATTTCTGAGAAGGGCATAAGCTATAAGGAAATAGAAAAAATATATATAGCCGGTGGTTTTGGCAACTTTATGGATATAAATAGTACAACCAACATTGGAATGTTGCCTAAAGAGCTAGAAGACAAAGTCTACTCTATTGGTAACAGCGCTGGCAGCGGTGCTAGAATGTATTTATTGTCACAGGAGCAAAAGGAAAAAGCATTACAAATAAAAAAAGCTACCATATATATAGAATTATCTAATAGGGCAGATTTTCAAGAGTATTTTATGGATTCAATAATGTTTTAA
- a CDS encoding B12-binding domain-containing protein — protein MDLKELSLFVQKGNAKKVKELVSLGLEENMSVEEILNDGLISAMGEVGVKFKNNEIYVPEMLIAARAMNAGMQILEPILAAAGIKAIGVAVIGTVKGDLHDIGKNLVRMMLKGTGIEVYDLGTDVTPEAFADKAEEVGAQIVCLSALLTTTMPAMKEIIDEFTKRGIREKYVFMIGGAPITTNFAKKIGADYYTADAATAAEVAKSLLVS, from the coding sequence ATGGATTTAAAAGAACTTTCATTATTCGTACAAAAGGGTAATGCTAAAAAGGTTAAGGAATTAGTTAGTTTAGGTCTTGAAGAAAATATGAGTGTTGAGGAAATATTAAATGATGGTTTAATATCAGCTATGGGTGAAGTTGGTGTAAAGTTTAAGAATAATGAAATTTATGTTCCAGAAATGTTAATAGCTGCCCGTGCTATGAATGCTGGAATGCAAATACTTGAGCCAATTCTCGCAGCGGCTGGAATTAAAGCAATAGGTGTTGCAGTGATAGGAACTGTTAAGGGAGATTTACATGATATTGGTAAAAACCTTGTTAGAATGATGCTTAAAGGAACAGGTATTGAGGTTTACGATTTAGGTACTGATGTTACACCTGAAGCCTTTGCAGATAAAGCAGAGGAAGTAGGGGCACAAATTGTTTGTCTATCAGCTCTTTTGACAACAACAATGCCTGCCATGAAAGAGATAATTGACGAGTTTACTAAACGTGGAATTAGAGAAAAATACGTATTCATGATAGGTGGAGCTCCAATCACAACTAATTTTGCTAAAAAAATAGGAGCAGATTATTATACAGCAGATGCTGCAACAGCTGCTGAAGTTGCAAAGTCATTATTGGTTAGCTAG
- a CDS encoding AraC family ligand binding domain-containing protein: MIGCININVISFAKLEAGSDWSVMNHCHSGFDFHIIPIGRGHINIQDTDLTVNKGEFYITGPYVMHSQVSDSEMPMEESTFILNYSKSLLTVFGKANPHVLSIRFKLHFLIWWKYQ, translated from the coding sequence ATGATAGGTTGTATTAACATTAATGTAATCAGTTTTGCAAAATTAGAGGCAGGCAGTGACTGGTCTGTTATGAATCACTGTCATTCGGGCTTTGATTTTCACATAATCCCTATTGGAAGGGGACATATAAATATTCAAGATACCGATCTCACAGTAAATAAAGGAGAGTTTTATATCACTGGTCCCTATGTAATGCACAGTCAGGTTTCTGATAGTGAAATGCCAATGGAGGAATCCACTTTTATACTTAATTATTCAAAATCACTCCTGACTGTTTTTGGCAAAGCTAACCCACATGTTCTCTCAATACGATTTAAACTACACTTTTTAATTTGGTGGAAATACCAATGA
- a CDS encoding uroporphyrinogen decarboxylase family protein: MNFKPDYNNMIKAARNIKPDRMPLYEHIICVEIMEKILGKNFADLLKGNRDEKKEFFRNYTNFFKTMGYDTVSFEGCITEILPGGGALGRQQPGVIKNREDFKKYPWESVHEIYFNTFGEDFEVLGEVMPDGMKAIGGVGNGVFECVQDLVGYMDLCYISVDDPELYADLFEKVASVMRSIWSTFLRKYGDIYAVCRFGDDLGFNTSTLISAEDIKTHIIPQYKSIVEMVHSYNKPFLLHSCGNIFDVMEDIINIAKIDAKHSNEDGIAPFSEWVERYGNRIGNFGGIDTDTLCQQSQNTIKERVKEVVGYSINKGGFALGCGNSIPNYVPVEGYLAMVEMGRKLRGE; encoded by the coding sequence ATGAATTTTAAGCCGGATTATAACAATATGATTAAAGCCGCACGGAACATTAAACCAGACAGAATGCCATTATATGAACATATTATATGTGTGGAGATAATGGAGAAAATATTAGGCAAAAACTTTGCTGATTTGCTCAAGGGTAATAGAGATGAAAAAAAAGAGTTCTTCAGGAATTATACTAACTTTTTTAAGACTATGGGATATGATACTGTGAGTTTTGAGGGGTGTATTACTGAGATATTACCTGGGGGTGGCGCACTTGGAAGACAGCAACCTGGTGTAATTAAAAATAGAGAGGATTTTAAAAAATATCCCTGGGAATCAGTGCATGAAATATACTTCAATACCTTTGGCGAAGATTTTGAAGTACTTGGAGAAGTGATGCCGGATGGAATGAAGGCTATAGGAGGTGTTGGAAATGGAGTTTTCGAATGTGTTCAGGATTTAGTAGGATACATGGATTTATGTTATATATCAGTTGATGACCCTGAGCTTTACGCAGATTTATTTGAAAAAGTGGCATCAGTAATGAGAAGTATATGGTCAACTTTTTTGAGGAAATATGGAGATATATACGCTGTGTGCAGATTTGGAGATGACTTGGGCTTTAATACTTCAACATTAATATCCGCAGAGGATATTAAAACCCATATAATACCACAATATAAATCTATAGTTGAAATGGTACATAGCTATAATAAACCTTTTCTGCTTCATTCTTGTGGAAATATATTTGACGTAATGGAAGATATAATTAATATTGCTAAAATTGATGCAAAGCATTCTAATGAGGATGGGATAGCTCCATTTTCAGAATGGGTAGAGAGATACGGTAATAGAATAGGAAATTTTGGAGGTATTGATACAGATACTCTTTGTCAGCAAAGTCAAAATACAATTAAAGAACGAGTAAAAGAAGTAGTAGGATATTCTATAAACAAGGGTGGTTTTGCATTAGGCTGCGGGAATTCTATACCTAATTATGTACCGGTTGAAGGTTATCTTGCAATGGTAGAAATGGGTAGGAAGCTTAGGGGAGAATAA
- a CDS encoding PocR ligand-binding domain-containing protein, with amino-acid sequence MYLQKSSLDKETLIDHLKTYNKCTGVLCFNIDEFGETIHSEGEPCQFCIKFKELSRERCTCSQSHLYASKQSEKIGEPYVYFCPSGLVHFATSIVIGGVFKGALIGGPIRMNTSDDFMVEDLVKIYNFYEDSREILQNYVKNVPIVEPGRVRYLAKLLDIISKDIMFEESIILSERKKFYAEQAAINEEIQNVKYKDYSEHISNYYPVELEKELLSRVKVGDKKGAKLILNELLGHVLFNDGSNIEITRARVLELMIVLSRAAVEGGGNLEMVFGLNFKYLSEVSSLNNVERLCQWIIKVLDTFSECIYNVENINNVHIIQKSMEYINDNVSDNISLNSVAEYVYLSPSYFSRLFKKEMGINFIDYLNMVRVEESKKYLTNLKSALSDIAHTVGFTDQSYYTKVFKKIEGISPGQYRKMT; translated from the coding sequence ATGTATCTACAAAAGAGTAGTTTAGATAAAGAAACTTTAATAGATCATCTTAAAACCTATAATAAGTGTACTGGTGTGTTATGTTTTAATATTGATGAATTTGGTGAAACAATTCATTCTGAGGGAGAACCTTGTCAGTTTTGTATTAAATTCAAAGAATTAAGTCGAGAAAGATGTACCTGTAGCCAGTCACATCTTTATGCCAGCAAGCAATCAGAGAAAATTGGTGAGCCATATGTATATTTTTGTCCTAGTGGATTAGTCCACTTTGCAACTTCTATCGTTATTGGTGGGGTTTTTAAGGGAGCATTAATAGGTGGACCTATAAGAATGAACACCTCTGATGATTTTATGGTAGAGGATTTAGTTAAAATATACAATTTTTATGAGGATAGTAGGGAAATATTACAAAACTATGTTAAAAATGTACCTATTGTTGAACCTGGAAGAGTTAGGTATTTGGCAAAATTACTAGATATTATTTCAAAGGATATAATGTTTGAGGAAAGTATTATACTTTCCGAAAGAAAAAAGTTCTACGCTGAGCAGGCGGCAATTAATGAGGAAATACAAAATGTAAAATATAAAGACTATTCTGAACACATCTCAAATTACTATCCTGTAGAACTGGAAAAAGAACTGCTATCTAGAGTTAAAGTTGGGGATAAAAAAGGAGCAAAACTCATATTAAATGAGCTTCTAGGACATGTTTTGTTTAACGATGGTAGCAACATTGAAATAACTAGAGCCAGAGTGTTAGAGCTTATGATCGTACTTTCTAGGGCCGCAGTTGAGGGCGGAGGGAATCTGGAAATGGTTTTTGGACTTAATTTCAAATATTTAAGTGAGGTGTCTTCATTAAACAATGTTGAGAGACTTTGTCAGTGGATAATAAAAGTATTGGATACATTTAGTGAATGTATATATAATGTGGAGAATATTAATAATGTTCATATTATACAAAAATCTATGGAGTATATTAATGATAATGTTAGTGACAATATATCCTTAAATAGTGTAGCTGAATATGTTTATTTGAGCCCATCTTATTTTAGTAGATTATTCAAAAAAGAAATGGGCATAAATTTTATTGATTATCTAAATATGGTGAGAGTTGAAGAAAGCAAGAAATATTTGACGAATTTGAAGAGCGCATTAAGTGATATAGCTCATACTGTTGGATTTACAGATCAGAGCTATTATACGAAAGTATTTAAAAAAATTGAAGGGATTTCTCCAGGTCAATATAGGAAGATGACTTAA